The Longimicrobium sp. genome includes a region encoding these proteins:
- the yidD gene encoding membrane protein insertion efficiency factor YidD: MRWALILGIRIYWAVWPARWRRSCLYRESCSRYVYRAAKEEGLAEGLRALRERYRTCRPGYGILCRYGETWLVLADGSTLSASEASPDALAPARTW; this comes from the coding sequence GTGAGATGGGCGCTGATCCTCGGCATCCGGATCTACTGGGCCGTCTGGCCGGCACGGTGGAGGCGCAGCTGCCTCTACCGCGAGAGCTGCTCCCGGTACGTATACCGCGCCGCCAAGGAAGAGGGGCTGGCGGAGGGCCTGCGGGCGCTACGGGAGAGGTACCGTACCTGCAGGCCGGGATACGGCATCCTCTGCCGGTATGGAGAGACGTGGCTGGTGCTGGCGGACGGCTCCACGCTGTCCGCCAGCGAAGCCTCGCCGGACGCGCTGGCTCCAGCGCGGACGTGGTGA
- a CDS encoding OmpA family protein: MRSGVGDEEGGGGPWPAFADLLAATTLLFLILFAALAVPAIQRAHQADAQASNLARIDSVLAGAADRRVSVQRVGDYVLVRIAEEATFPRNEHALARLKPEGKKILHDFGRFLSGGLVDEIDQVQVVGHTSSEGSDERNWVLSAARAATVALFLIDSAGVPACRVSALGRSHYYPVRPDLARAGAGANPADRRIELEIRPRLPGDTVQRHRREACVEGRR; encoded by the coding sequence ATGCGGTCCGGCGTGGGAGACGAGGAGGGCGGCGGCGGGCCGTGGCCGGCGTTCGCCGACCTGCTGGCCGCCACCACCCTCCTCTTCCTGATCCTGTTCGCGGCGCTCGCCGTGCCGGCCATCCAGCGCGCCCACCAGGCCGACGCCCAGGCGTCGAACCTGGCGCGGATCGACTCCGTGCTCGCCGGGGCCGCCGACCGCCGCGTGAGCGTGCAGCGCGTGGGAGACTACGTGCTGGTGCGCATCGCCGAGGAGGCCACCTTTCCCAGGAACGAGCACGCCCTCGCCCGCCTGAAGCCCGAGGGGAAGAAGATCCTGCACGACTTCGGGCGCTTCCTCTCCGGGGGGCTGGTGGACGAGATCGACCAGGTGCAGGTGGTCGGCCACACCAGCAGCGAGGGGAGCGACGAGCGCAACTGGGTGCTGAGCGCGGCGCGCGCCGCGACCGTGGCGCTCTTCCTGATCGACAGCGCCGGCGTCCCCGCCTGCCGCGTGTCGGCGCTGGGGCGCAGCCACTACTACCCGGTGCGTCCCGACCTCGCCCGGGCGGGCGCGGGGGCCAACCCCGCCGACCGCCGCATCGAGCTGGAAATCCGCCCGCGGCTCCCGGGCGACACCGTGCAGCGGCACCGGCGCGAGGCCTGTGTCGAAGGCCGCCGGTGA
- a CDS encoding CHAT domain-containing protein, which yields MEKVKILFFSADPNSAPPHGRNRRLLLDEEVREIHEKVRKARYRDDLDLDTRWATRAGDLLPALNEASPQVVHFSGHGGDGGLVLVGSDPSRAHAVDAAQLARLFEVFRGDIRLVVLNACFSLPQAEAVAAVVGCAIGTRTGISDAAAIIFSSWFYWAIASGCSVGAAFEQARMELEWDLEHREERDCLQLVSGPGVDPAELYLIPQGGSGAGERQTGEGQVGDTDAGRRSTKGPRRAWITAGGLALVGMVAVALQLSERPPTAGTALCDSAGAPHALMAPAGFSTAGASGVRSDLDRAKVDYEAGRYAAALPRFRRFAQSGNPEAMGYLGIMFLRGRGTRAEPDSGIYWLRKAAYKRDPEAMTELASAYQYGDGVDRSPGLAREWYHKAADKGSAEAMRRLGTLHRDEKDHATALTWFQNAVKAGSLEARIDAGELYEQGRGTPQDLKAAFCLYRTAAEAGSPRGMLTMGRIYQDGIGVPRRDYDRAAEWYRKAAAKGSPEGMRALGELYLDGLGVPRDTARAELWFGRARDAGRRIADAGPVAPGAD from the coding sequence ATGGAAAAGGTCAAAATCCTCTTCTTTTCCGCCGACCCGAATTCCGCCCCGCCTCACGGCCGCAATCGAAGGCTTCTGCTGGACGAGGAGGTGCGGGAGATCCATGAGAAGGTGCGCAAGGCCAGGTACCGCGACGACCTGGACCTCGATACGCGCTGGGCCACGCGCGCGGGCGACCTGCTGCCGGCCCTGAACGAGGCCAGTCCGCAGGTGGTGCACTTCAGCGGGCACGGCGGGGATGGCGGCCTGGTGCTGGTGGGTTCGGACCCGTCGCGCGCGCACGCGGTGGACGCGGCGCAGCTCGCACGGCTGTTCGAGGTTTTCCGCGGCGACATCCGCCTGGTCGTGCTGAACGCCTGCTTTTCCCTTCCGCAGGCGGAGGCGGTCGCCGCGGTCGTGGGGTGCGCCATCGGCACGCGCACCGGGATTTCGGACGCGGCTGCCATCATCTTCAGCTCCTGGTTCTACTGGGCGATCGCATCCGGCTGCTCGGTCGGGGCGGCATTCGAACAGGCTCGTATGGAGCTGGAATGGGATCTGGAGCACCGCGAGGAACGGGATTGTCTGCAGCTGGTGTCCGGGCCAGGCGTGGACCCCGCGGAGCTGTACCTGATTCCGCAGGGAGGCTCGGGCGCGGGCGAAAGACAGACGGGTGAGGGTCAGGTGGGGGATACGGATGCGGGACGGCGCTCGACGAAGGGGCCGAGGCGGGCGTGGATCACGGCCGGCGGGCTCGCACTCGTCGGCATGGTGGCGGTCGCGCTGCAGCTGAGTGAACGGCCTCCCACCGCCGGGACAGCACTCTGCGATTCGGCCGGAGCACCCCACGCGCTCATGGCACCGGCCGGGTTTTCGACAGCGGGCGCGTCAGGAGTACGGTCGGATCTCGATCGAGCGAAGGTGGACTACGAGGCGGGGCGGTATGCCGCGGCGTTGCCCCGCTTCAGGCGGTTTGCGCAGAGCGGGAACCCCGAGGCAATGGGATATCTCGGAATCATGTTCTTGCGCGGACGGGGAACGAGGGCAGAGCCCGACTCGGGGATCTACTGGCTGCGCAAGGCGGCATACAAGCGCGATCCAGAAGCCATGACCGAGCTGGCCTCCGCATACCAGTACGGCGACGGAGTGGACCGCAGCCCGGGCCTGGCTCGTGAGTGGTACCACAAGGCCGCAGACAAGGGCTCGGCGGAGGCGATGCGCAGGCTGGGGACGCTCCATCGCGACGAGAAAGACCACGCCACCGCGCTCACCTGGTTCCAGAATGCCGTGAAGGCGGGATCGCTCGAGGCCCGCATCGATGCCGGCGAGCTGTACGAGCAGGGCCGGGGGACCCCTCAGGACCTGAAGGCGGCATTCTGCCTCTATCGCACGGCCGCGGAGGCAGGTTCGCCTCGCGGGATGCTCACGATGGGCCGGATCTACCAGGACGGGATCGGCGTGCCTCGTCGAGACTACGACAGGGCGGCGGAGTGGTACCGGAAAGCCGCGGCCAAAGGCTCTCCCGAAGGGATGCGCGCGCTGGGCGAGCTGTACCTGGACGGCCTGGGCGTGCCGCGCGACACCGCCCGGGCGGAGCTGTGGTTCGGAAGGGCGAGGGACGCGGGTCGGCGCATCGCGGACGCCGGCCCCGTCGCCCCGGGCGCAGACTGA
- a CDS encoding OmpA family protein has protein sequence MKRAPAASLVNTRVHYWPGLIDMLTSMLMFFLLVYFVESNFGSASAQLAIARQKQALFVSVLHQEFAAEIAAGQVADSADLNLLQIRFGDGVLFEPGSYRLHPRGAALLRRLRDVFHRVDGRGAGLLYEQVQIEGHTDDLPFRRPAYPRDNWELSTARATAVMRFLTRGARPLEERRMSVNGYAQNRPVSERRSRNRRIELRIYFSGRLPAARGAP, from the coding sequence ATGAAGCGCGCGCCCGCGGCGAGCCTGGTGAACACCCGCGTCCACTACTGGCCGGGCCTCATCGACATGCTCACGTCGATGCTGATGTTCTTCCTGCTCGTCTACTTCGTGGAGAGCAACTTCGGCTCGGCGAGCGCGCAGCTGGCGATCGCCCGGCAGAAGCAGGCGCTGTTCGTGTCCGTGCTGCACCAGGAGTTCGCGGCCGAGATCGCGGCGGGGCAGGTGGCCGATTCCGCCGACCTGAACCTGCTGCAGATCCGCTTCGGCGACGGGGTGCTGTTCGAGCCCGGCAGCTACCGGCTGCACCCGCGCGGAGCCGCGCTGCTGCGGCGGCTGCGCGACGTGTTCCACCGGGTGGACGGCCGGGGGGCCGGCCTCCTGTACGAGCAGGTCCAGATCGAGGGCCACACCGACGACCTCCCCTTCCGGCGCCCCGCCTACCCGCGCGACAACTGGGAGCTCTCCACCGCGCGCGCCACCGCCGTCATGCGCTTCCTGACGCGCGGCGCCCGGCCGCTGGAGGAGCGGCGGATGTCGGTGAACGGCTACGCCCAGAACCGCCCGGTGAGCGAGCGGCGCAGCCGCAACCGGCGCATCGAGCTCCGCATCTACTTCTCCGGCCGCCTCCCCGCCGCGCGGGGCGCGCCGTGA
- a CDS encoding MotA/TolQ/ExbB proton channel family protein yields the protein MTPGHGLLGLLWQQNTGIGRLILLLLLALGATAAAAAIQHLRRYRGAEMRALDGVRSRLRGIRAREEGEQPEGSRPAVPPPVDLAELRENVPPGTLIGDRLAALARMKQARVKVNVEALQQITLLRENASPGLAFPGYAADLAVMLGMLGTFVGLCLMLLQMQGVLPSASGVPAAGGFAEAAESLGGIIASKKTAFVTTLVGLSCAIAVSFLNFLLARAQSACYDALERFTTEELLPATLAAVEDETAMEKLSLQLSDTFASLGSLSEHQAGNLERLQEMQDAFAAIVGSIRAITQQSARGPAEEAAGALTGLVKQLADANDALVKVAESVATRAVQQRHEAAALARRDATVGAWVDDGLSIVRRNPLSALVGAGALAALFVLLF from the coding sequence ATGACGCCCGGCCACGGCCTCCTCGGCCTGCTCTGGCAGCAGAACACCGGCATCGGCCGGCTGATCCTGCTGCTGCTGCTCGCCCTCGGCGCCACCGCGGCGGCCGCGGCGATCCAGCACCTGCGCCGCTACCGCGGCGCCGAGATGCGCGCGCTCGACGGCGTGCGGTCCAGGCTGCGCGGCATCCGCGCCCGCGAGGAAGGCGAGCAGCCGGAGGGAAGCCGCCCCGCCGTGCCGCCGCCGGTGGACCTGGCCGAGCTGCGCGAGAACGTGCCTCCCGGCACCCTGATCGGCGACCGCCTCGCCGCCCTCGCGCGGATGAAGCAGGCGCGCGTGAAGGTGAACGTCGAGGCGCTGCAGCAGATCACCCTGCTGCGCGAGAACGCCAGCCCGGGACTCGCGTTCCCCGGCTACGCGGCGGACCTGGCGGTGATGCTGGGGATGCTGGGCACCTTCGTGGGGCTGTGCCTGATGCTGCTGCAGATGCAGGGGGTGCTCCCCAGCGCCTCGGGCGTGCCGGCGGCGGGCGGGTTCGCCGAGGCGGCCGAGAGCCTGGGCGGGATCATCGCCAGCAAGAAGACGGCGTTCGTCACCACCCTGGTGGGGCTCTCGTGCGCCATCGCCGTCTCGTTCCTGAACTTCCTCCTCGCCCGCGCGCAGTCGGCGTGCTACGACGCGCTGGAGCGCTTCACCACCGAGGAGCTCCTCCCCGCCACCCTGGCCGCGGTGGAGGACGAGACGGCGATGGAGAAGCTGTCGCTGCAGCTGAGCGACACCTTCGCCAGCCTGGGCAGCCTGTCGGAGCACCAGGCGGGGAACCTCGAGCGGCTGCAGGAGATGCAGGACGCCTTCGCTGCGATCGTCGGCAGCATCCGCGCGATCACGCAGCAGTCGGCCCGCGGCCCCGCGGAGGAGGCGGCGGGCGCGCTCACCGGCCTGGTGAAGCAGCTGGCCGACGCCAACGACGCGCTGGTGAAGGTGGCCGAGTCGGTGGCGACGCGCGCCGTGCAGCAGCGGCACGAGGCCGCCGCGCTCGCGCGCCGCGACGCCACCGTGGGCGCGTGGGTCGACGACGGGCTCTCCATCGTGCGGCGCAACCCGCTCTCCGCGCTCGTGGGCGCGGGGGCGCTGGCGGCCCTGTTCGTCCTCCTCTTCTGA